A DNA window from Hordeum vulgare subsp. vulgare chromosome 1H, MorexV3_pseudomolecules_assembly, whole genome shotgun sequence contains the following coding sequences:
- the LOC123413626 gene encoding leucine-rich repeat protein 1-like has translation MAPTAAGARVPLAVTVFVAVVSSMLLAPAAADLDGDRDALMAMRSGLQDPDDALYTWTPELNTCDWSYVTCDGQANRVTEIKIGHKNLSGPLPPELGKMDQLKKLWISWTNIQGTIPEELGDLENLKSLHLHNNTLSGQIPASLGKLKSLEQLHLQQNRLTGPIPSELAGLPDQMSVDLSSNDLCGPIPTHGPFNNIHPPNGLADNPRLGGNC, from the exons ATGGCGCCCACGGCGGCGGGAGCCCGAGTGCCCCTGGCGGTGACTGTCTTCGTGGCGGTCGTGTCCAGCATGCTGCTGGCGCCCGCGGCGGCTGACCTGGACGGTGACCGTGACGCGCTCATGGCCATGCGGAGCGGCCTGCAGGACCCTGACGACGCACTGTATACCTGGACCCCGGAGCTAAATACCTGCGACTGGTCCTATGTCACCTGCGACGGCCAGGCCAACCGCGTCACCGAGAT AAAAATCGGCCATAAGAACCTGTCCGGACCTCTACCGCCGGAGCTCGGCAAGATGGACCAGCTAAAGAAACT GTGGATCTCGTGGACCAACATCCAAGGAACGATCCCTGAAGAGCTGGGCGACTTGGAGAATCTGAAGTCCCTGCACTTGCACAACAACACCCTCTCAGGGCAAATACCTGCATCGCTCGGGAAACTCAAGTCTCTGGAACAGCT GCACCTTCAACAGAACCGCTTGACCGGCCCGATCCCAAGCGAGCTGGCCGGGCTGCCCGATCAGATGAGTGT GGATCTCTCAAGCAACGATCTCTGCGGCCCGATTCCGACACACGGACCGTTCAACAACATCCACCCCCCGAACGG CCTCGCCGACAACCCGCGGCTGGGCGGCAACTGCTAG